One Dromiciops gliroides isolate mDroGli1 chromosome 3, mDroGli1.pri, whole genome shotgun sequence DNA segment encodes these proteins:
- the RER1 gene encoding protein RER1 encodes MSEGDSVGDSVHGKPSVVFRFFTRLGQIYQSWLDKSTPYTAVRWVVTLGLSFIYMIRVYLLQGWYIVTYALGIYHLNLFIAFLSPKVDPSLMEDSDEGPSLPTKQNEEFRPFIRRLPEFKFWHSATKGILVAMICTFFDAFNVPVFWPILVMYFVMLFCITMKRQIKHMIKYRYIPFTHGKRKYKGKEDMGKTFAS; translated from the exons ATGTCCGAAGGAGACAGCGTTGGAGATTCTGTTCATGGGAAGCCTTCTGTGGTGTTTAGATTTTTCACAAGACTTGGACAG atTTACCAGTCCTGGTTAGACAAATCTACTCCTTATACAGCTGTGCGATGGGTTGTAACTTTGGGACTAAGTTTCATCTACATGATTAGAGTTTATCTATTACAG GGTTGGTACATCGTAACATACGCCTTGGGAATCTACCACCTCAATCTTTTCATAGCTTTCCTTTCGCCAAAGGTAGATCCCTCCTTAATGGAAGACTCAG ATGAAGGGCCTTCCttaccaacaaaacaaaatgaggaaTTTCGTCCTTTCATTCGAAGGCTTCCAGAATTTAAATTTTG GCACTCTGCTACTAAGGGCATTCTTGTTGCTATGATCTGTACGTTTTTTGACGCTTTCAATGTCCCAGTGTTCTGGCCGATCCTTGTGATGTACTTTGTCATGCTTTTCTGTATCACCATGAAGAGGCAAATAAAG CATATGATAAAATACAGGTATATACCATTCACACACGGGAAGAGGAAATACAAAGGGAAGGAAGACATGGGGAAGACATTCGCTAGTTAG